The Sulfitobacter sp. W027 nucleotide sequence CTCCTCCGCGATGCGCCGGACGTCTTTCAACCTGTCCAGGTCAATTCCGGTTGTGAAACCCATGGACTCGGACAGGAAAACGATATCTTCGAACACGACGTTGCCGGTCGCACCGGGCGCAAAGGGACATCCGCCCAATCCGCCCAACGATGCGTCAATCACCCGCGCCCCGTTATCCAGCGCAGCTGAGGCGTTGGCGACGCCCATGCCCCGCGTATCATGCAGATGGATGATGAACGGCTGACGCCCGCACAGCTTTTCCATCCGGGCACAAAGCGCGCCAACAGCCTTTGGACCGGCGTAGCCAACCGTATCTGCGATACCGACGATATCGGCTCCTGCCTCCAGACAGGCTTCTGACAAACGGACGACCTCTTCGGGGTCGACATTGCCGGATATTGAACAGCCAAGCGCCATCGCTATGCCGGCGTTCACAAGCTTGTCGGGGGCCTGCGCATCGCGCATCGCGACGATCTTGCCAACCAGTTCGACCGCCGCCTCGCGCGAACGGTGCATATTGGCCTGACTGTGTTCTTCCGTTGCGGAAACCACGCAGCCCAATTCTCTTATTGCGGTCTGAATAGCCGCTTCTGCACCACGTTCATTCAGCGTCAGCGCAGCAGAATGGACGTCCAGGCGTTCCCCTGCTGCAATCATCGCGTCAATGTCGGCAAACTGGGGAAAGCGGCTTGCGGGAAGAAATGATCCAATCTCGTGGTGGCGCACACCTGCAGCGCGTTCTGCTTCCAGCCAGGCGATCTTGGCCTCGGTCGTGGGCAGTGATTTTGCAATCTGCAACCCGTCACGCAAGCCAACCTCACGCAAGGTGACGCGGTCGGCAGGATAGATGGCATTTGCGCGGCTCATGCTGCCGTTTCCATGCCACTGGCTGCGGCGATCTCGGTCTCGGTCAAGCCTACGCTGGACAGCACTGAATGCGTATCCGCTCCGCTCGCGACGATGTCGAGATTGCCCCCGACAAGGGTCTGGTCGTCTATCTCGAACGGCATGGCCGGGGCGCGGTAGGTTGTGCCATCTGGCAGGGACGATGTGAAAAGTCCGCCGGGGCGCGTCACATGTGGGTCATCATACATTTCTGCCGGACGATGGATCGGCGAAAACGGTATGCCCGCATCTTCAAAAGCAGCGATAAGATCATCAAACGAGCGGCTGCGGACTGCTTCTGTGACCACAGGTATCGTCCGGTCACGGGCATTGATCTGGTTCATACGGGTCTGAAGGGCAGGATCGGCCAAAAGCTCCTGAAGTCCCAGTATGTTGCAAAGAGTTACCCATTGCCCCTCGGTCACGGCCCCGATGAATATCTGGCGGCCCTCGGAGGTCTCGAAGATGTCATAGACAGGCCAGGAAAACTCGCGCTCCGGCATCGGCGGCGCCTCGCGGCCTTCAATGTCGAACTGGACCATATGTTGCGCCACAAGGAAAAGACAGTTCTCGAAAAGACCGGTACGCACAAGGTGCCCCTCACCGTCCTTCTCACGCTGCATCAACGCGGCGAGCACAGCGAAAGCGCCGAACAGCCCGCCCATGATGTCGTTCGCAGACGATCCGATGCGCAAAGGCCGACCCGTCGGCCCTGTCATATACGCCATTCCGGTCATCATCTGAACTACCTCGTCCATAGCTGTTCGGTTTTCATAAGGCCCCTTCAGGAAGCCCTTGAGTGATGAAACGATCAAGCTTGGATAACGGGCTTTCAGCACCTCTGGCGCGAACCCCATCTTGGCCAGGGATTGGTCCCGGAAATTTTCGACGAAAACGTCAGCCCCCTCAAGCAGCCGGTGCAAGGCGTCCTGGCCCGCGTCCGACTTGAGATCAAGTGTG carries:
- a CDS encoding CaiB/BaiF CoA-transferase family protein, encoding MTTDIRPLAGYRVIEMTHMIMGPSCGMFLGMLGAEVIKVEPPEGDKTRALTGMGRGFYPTFNRGKKSVTLDLKSDAGQDALHRLLEGADVFVENFRDQSLAKMGFAPEVLKARYPSLIVSSLKGFLKGPYENRTAMDEVVQMMTGMAYMTGPTGRPLRIGSSANDIMGGLFGAFAVLAALMQREKDGEGHLVRTGLFENCLFLVAQHMVQFDIEGREAPPMPEREFSWPVYDIFETSEGRQIFIGAVTEGQWVTLCNILGLQELLADPALQTRMNQINARDRTIPVVTEAVRSRSFDDLIAAFEDAGIPFSPIHRPAEMYDDPHVTRPGGLFTSSLPDGTTYRAPAMPFEIDDQTLVGGNLDIVASGADTHSVLSSVGLTETEIAAASGMETAA
- a CDS encoding hydroxymethylglutaryl-CoA lyase, with amino-acid sequence MSRANAIYPADRVTLREVGLRDGLQIAKSLPTTEAKIAWLEAERAAGVRHHEIGSFLPASRFPQFADIDAMIAAGERLDVHSAALTLNERGAEAAIQTAIRELGCVVSATEEHSQANMHRSREAAVELVGKIVAMRDAQAPDKLVNAGIAMALGCSISGNVDPEEVVRLSEACLEAGADIVGIADTVGYAGPKAVGALCARMEKLCGRQPFIIHLHDTRGMGVANASAALDNGARVIDASLGGLGGCPFAPGATGNVVFEDIVFLSESMGFTTGIDLDRLKDVRRIAEEAMPCDEFHGALHRAGTPKNADWQAKSLV